Proteins encoded together in one Stutzerimonas stutzeri window:
- the bfr gene encoding bacterioferritin codes for MQGQAPVIDYLKELLRGELAARDQYFLHSRMYADWGFTKLYERINHEMEEETQHADALLQRILFLEGTPDMTPEPIHPGHTVPDMLRSDLALEYKVRAALAQGIALAEQHGDYPTRDILALQLQDTEEDHAYWLEQQLGLIDRIGLQNYLQSQAS; via the coding sequence ATGCAAGGCCAGGCACCGGTAATCGACTATCTGAAGGAGCTGTTGCGCGGGGAGTTGGCGGCGCGCGATCAGTATTTCCTGCACTCGCGGATGTACGCCGATTGGGGCTTTACCAAGCTCTACGAACGCATCAATCACGAAATGGAGGAGGAGACCCAGCATGCTGATGCACTGTTGCAGCGCATCCTCTTTCTCGAAGGCACCCCGGACATGACACCGGAGCCGATCCATCCCGGCCATACTGTGCCGGACATGCTGCGTAGCGATCTGGCGCTGGAGTACAAGGTGCGTGCCGCGCTGGCTCAGGGTATCGCCCTGGCCGAACAGCATGGCGACTACCCGACTCGCGACATCCTCGCCCTGCAATTGCAGGACACCGAAGAAGATCACGCCTACTGGCTCGAGCAGCAGCTTGGCCTGATCGACCGCATCGGCCTGCAGAACTACCTGCAATCCCAGGCCAGCTGA
- a CDS encoding efflux RND transporter periplasmic adaptor subunit: MTSTPAFPVSKAWLTIIVCALPLLGGCSSEAEPAPEPPRVALVEPLQPAEPKAEALRFSGVVRSVTTTQLSFEVAGRIERILIDEGTRVRRGQALAQLDRTDYRLQMREAEARLRQLEADLARKRTLLAEGILAPAAIEALEANTVAARVARDSAQRNIDHSTLTAPFDGVVARRLAEPDMVVAVGTPVFEMQDNRHIEVSVDLPESAALSIPLGPELKAEAELVIADLRLPLRYKEHSTQPREGARTYRLVLQGEPPEDFNLLPGMAMRVSLERPARPQTDDDGFRLPLSALQTDSDGKHFVWQADDGRARRHPVQLHQVDGDQALIRGDALQAQMPIVVAGGSKLHEDQPIEARERN; this comes from the coding sequence ATGACGTCAACGCCAGCTTTCCCAGTGTCCAAGGCCTGGTTGACGATCATCGTCTGTGCGCTGCCGCTGCTCGGCGGTTGTTCCTCGGAGGCCGAGCCGGCGCCCGAGCCACCACGCGTGGCCTTGGTCGAGCCCTTGCAGCCGGCCGAGCCGAAGGCCGAGGCGCTGCGCTTTTCCGGCGTAGTGCGCAGTGTGACCACCACCCAGTTGTCCTTCGAGGTGGCTGGCCGCATCGAGCGCATCCTGATCGACGAAGGCACTCGTGTTCGTCGCGGGCAAGCCCTCGCACAGCTGGACCGCACCGACTATCGCCTGCAGATGCGTGAGGCCGAAGCGCGCCTGCGCCAGCTCGAAGCAGACCTGGCGCGCAAGCGCACCCTGCTCGCCGAAGGCATCCTCGCCCCCGCCGCCATCGAGGCGCTGGAGGCCAACACGGTGGCCGCCCGCGTGGCCCGCGACAGCGCCCAGCGCAATATCGATCACAGCACCCTGACGGCGCCATTCGATGGCGTCGTGGCTCGACGGCTCGCCGAACCGGACATGGTGGTCGCGGTCGGCACGCCGGTATTCGAGATGCAGGACAACCGCCATATCGAGGTCAGCGTCGATCTGCCGGAAAGCGCAGCACTGAGCATTCCGCTCGGGCCCGAGCTCAAGGCCGAGGCCGAGCTGGTGATCGCCGACCTGCGCCTGCCGCTGCGCTACAAGGAACACAGCACCCAGCCGCGTGAAGGCGCGCGCACCTACCGGCTGGTGCTGCAGGGCGAACCGCCGGAGGATTTCAACCTGCTGCCCGGTATGGCCATGCGCGTCAGTCTGGAGCGCCCCGCCCGGCCACAGACCGACGATGACGGCTTCCGTCTGCCGCTGTCGGCATTGCAGACCGACAGCGACGGCAAACACTTCGTCTGGCAGGCCGACGATGGCCGCGCCCGGCGCCATCCGGTTCAGCTGCACCAAGTCGATGGCGATCAGGCGCTGATTCGCGGCGACGCACTGCAGGCGCAGATGCCAATCGTGGTAGCAGGTGGCAGCAAGTTGCACGAAGACCAGCCGATCGAAGCGCGGGAGCGGAACTGA